Proteins from one Herpetosiphonaceae bacterium genomic window:
- a CDS encoding sigma-70 family RNA polymerase sigma factor gives MEPQTDELRWIDAALLGSHEAFAHLVDAYKAPVYNIAYRMLRNGPEAEDAAQEIFLRAYIKLATYDRKRKFSTWLLSIASNYCIDVLRRRRATLVDLDEVAFALPSEAPGPERSVINREQREAVARAINQLPDTYRSITVLRYYHDLSYEEIEQITGLTEATVKTRLFRARRQLEELLDAEGALPWTVETRTR, from the coding sequence ATGGAGCCGCAGACCGACGAATTGCGCTGGATCGACGCGGCATTGCTGGGCAGCCACGAGGCGTTTGCACATCTGGTAGATGCATACAAAGCGCCGGTGTACAACATTGCGTATCGGATGCTACGCAACGGGCCGGAGGCCGAGGATGCCGCCCAGGAGATCTTTCTGCGGGCCTACATCAAGCTGGCAACCTACGATCGTAAGCGTAAGTTTTCAACCTGGCTGCTCTCCATCGCCTCCAATTATTGTATCGATGTACTGCGCCGACGGCGTGCCACGCTGGTGGATCTCGATGAAGTTGCGTTCGCGCTGCCGAGTGAAGCCCCCGGCCCGGAGCGCAGTGTAATCAATCGTGAGCAGCGCGAAGCCGTTGCCCGCGCGATCAACCAGCTTCCCGATACCTACCGGTCGATCACGGTGCTGCGCTACTACCACGATCTTTCCTACGAGGAGATCGAGCAGATCACGGGATTGACCGAAGCGACGGTGAAAACACGGTTGTTCCGTGCGCGGCGCCAGCTTGAAGAGCTGCTCGACGCAGAAGGAGCTTTGCCGTGGACTGTCGAAACGCGCACGCGCTGA
- a CDS encoding pyrimidine 5'-nucleotidase: MTIRAILFDLDNTLYPASSGVMQSIDRRIGEYVQQRLGLPEDEASRLRHHFYTTYGTTLRGLQQYYADVETEEYLRFVHDIEVDRLLRFDAELDLALARLPLPKVIFTNSPREHAERVLGAMRLAHHFERIFDLRYFNFVAKPDPACYQHVLDEMGLAGHEAVLLEDTPHNLAPAKALGMTTILIVDAPCPCDAADYQVQNVMAALSIAQSLAEPRLSLLPQAVPAPKQRVRLRRSA, from the coding sequence ATGACCATCCGCGCGATTTTATTCGATCTTGACAATACGCTGTATCCAGCATCCTCAGGGGTGATGCAGAGCATTGACCGCCGCATCGGCGAGTATGTGCAGCAGCGGCTTGGCCTGCCTGAAGATGAAGCGTCGAGGCTGCGCCATCACTTTTATACCACCTACGGCACGACGCTGCGCGGCTTGCAGCAGTACTATGCCGACGTGGAGACGGAGGAGTACCTCAGATTTGTCCACGACATCGAAGTCGACAGGTTGCTGCGGTTCGATGCCGAGCTAGATCTGGCACTGGCGCGGCTGCCGCTGCCCAAGGTGATCTTTACCAACTCGCCGCGCGAACATGCCGAGCGTGTGCTTGGCGCGATGCGCCTGGCACATCATTTCGAGCGCATCTTCGATCTGCGCTACTTCAATTTCGTCGCCAAGCCCGATCCGGCGTGCTACCAGCATGTTTTGGATGAGATGGGTCTTGCGGGTCATGAGGCGGTGCTGCTCGAAGATACGCCGCATAATCTGGCTCCGGCCAAAGCGCTGGGCATGACTACAATCCTGATCGTCGATGCGCCGTGCCCGTGTGATGCCGCCGATTATCAGGTCCAAAATGTGATGGCTGCGCTCTCGATCGCTCAATCCCTGGCCGAGCCACGCCTGTCGCTGCTGCCCCAGGCCGTACCAGCGCCGAAGCAGCGGGTGCGGCTGCGACGTTCCGCCTGA